TTTGGAGTATCATGAAAGGATGAAAGCGGAGCATTGTACGAACAACCATTATTCCCCCTTCATGTGGtttcattttgtttttgagTGCTGTTTCCGCGAATGGTCGACCTCAGTAGGCTATATTGTGGTCTTATGGACTTGGTGGAAGCTTGAGAGGCTTCGGAGGACACCGAACATGTAGATAAAGTAGTACTCAGGTGGTACCTGTGGTTCAGTAATTTACCCAGTACTCTTGGTAGTTGCCCAAGTACCTAAATGTATCTGTGCTCAGGTTTCAACTTGAAGGTACTGAGGCGACGAACACCGGAAATTGCTCACCTGACTGTTCTAGTAGCGTAGGGCGAACGCAAAGAGAATCACATCTTTTCTGGACGAAACTACCCTCCATTCATTTGTCGACGTTTgaaggatttttttttcatgcATTATCGATCAAATCAGATTTATCAAACTTCTTCAACTCAAGTGCGGTACAAATACGAAAAGTACCGTTGAGGAGTCATTTCAAAAATCCTGCGCAGCAGGACGGCGTTGCCGCCCGCAACGacctttctttctccaccgCTTCTCTGACTTCTCTAcccttctttctccccaCTTCTAATCCCTGTTAAGACTTCCCGATTCTACCTCTTTCACTACGCTTTTGTTCTCCGTGGGCGGTTTTTGTCAATTCTTTGCCTTCCTAGAACCTGATAGCCCGGGTCTCTCTCTTGTCGCCATCCGGCTGTCACCATGAACAGTCTGGTGGCCAcgcctcctctccctcctcactTCTATGAGAACCCTCGATTCTCGCCCTCTCGTATAAGTACGCCAGTTCCCTTGGCCTCGCCACCGAACATGGGCGGTCGTTTTGCACAACGTCTCAGAGAAACTTTTACTGATTTGCAAGTGTAGTGTCTaccccatcttcctcctaCACCAGCCGAAAGCGGAAAGCCGACGACGACAGTCATGATCACGATGGACGCATGTCCGCCTCACCTACCAACTCGCCCGCCTTCACGCCTCGTCAGCTTCCCTCGTTCCGTAACATCAAGCGATCCCGACCCAACGTCTCTGGCAGACCGCTCTCTTTGCCTCGACTTTTAGAGACTCTTGATACCGACGCCTTGCGGACAGTCTTGCGGACCATGTGCGAACGCCACCCTCAACTTACCGATGAGGTCGCCCACACCTCTCCTCGACCTAGTGTCTCTTCCACCCTCCAGGTCTTGCGAAACTATCAAGCGGCGCTACAGTCCTCCTTTCCTCTGGGTGGTAACACTGAGTCTGACTATGCCTATAATCGAGTTCGGCAGCCGCTCACAAACCTCCTGGAAGCCTTGAGCGACTTCACACCCACATTCTTACCGCCCAACGAAACACAACCCTCTGTCTCCCTGAGCTACTTGGATGGGGCGACTGATATCATCCATGCTCTTCCTCGCTGGAGCTCGCCGCAAAACAATATAGAACGTGATTCCGCATACGATGAGATTTGCAAGGCCTGGATCCTGGTGATCCGTGAGGCTGCCAAACGAGGTGGTGGTATTCAACTGCAGTACGGCGGCTGGGACCAAAAACTAGCCAAACACAACCACAATTCTGAAGGGAAGATGCAGGCAGCGGTTAACGAACTCGGACTGAGTCTCGGATGGATGAACGGGCCGGACTCCCCGGCACATCATGGATCCGGGGGTGCCAACAGTGAAATGGGATCTATTCGCGACCAACTTTTATCTGGAACATATGGCCTGGGCGCACCTGTCAAAGTTGGCCCATGGTGAACCGTTCCGGGATCCGAAAATGTCCCCCCGCCGAGTCTCCTCAGCTTTGGAGGGTCTGCTGTGGTTCCGCCGAATTATGCCAACTCTTGACGATCCTTCACCGGCATTTTTGCAACACCATAATCACGAGACGCGCGTCAGCTGCGTCGTCCCTAGCTACGTTGAGCCTCAAGCTCCGCTCCGCGCTACATCGATGAAACCCAGTTGCTTCCCTGCTTGCATCGAGACCAACGTATGCCATGATCACGAATCTTATTGCATGACCTATAGAGAATCAGCCAGGTCTTCAAATGGCGTTTTATTCACTACAAAGTTTGGAAAGGCGAATTTCACTCTTCTTTGACGCTTTTTCTGGTCTTTTTATTTCTGGGTTTCCTTCATTGCTCGACATTTTCTGGAGAATTCCGGGATGTCGGCTGCAGTGGATCTGCTCACTCTTGTCTCGTCTGGCCCGATCTGGTGGGTTAGGGTCACGACCAACTGTCTTTCAGACGGGAATGCAGCAGAACGGACCAAGTTTATGGTCTTTAGCGTGCCTTCTCCTAGTCACCTCGTCACCTCTTCCTTCCCTGTCAatttttatttctttttcctaTCGTATTGAACTATCCTATGCACTCTGCTTACCCTCCACCTTGCCTCTCTTTTACCCTCGAACTTGTCGACTTTCATGTCCAATTTTCATTTGTCTATCTTACTGATCTCCTGAAAGGCGCCTTTTGTTCACCCTTGCGTCGCTGTTTTAGAGTTGTGTATATCCTTCTCGTGTCTGTTCAAATGTCCCCCTTTCTTACTCTCAGTCTTGCCCTATCATTTCTTGTTCGGTCTGAGCTTTGCATGTGCTTTTCTGTTTCAGAAAATCTATTACGATTAGGTCTTGTCTTTCTTACGGTTTCCGGCACTCCGAGTGGCGATTGCCGCGAGGTATCTTTGACAAGCTTTTAACCGCCCTGTCCAAACTCAATATGGAATTAAAAATTCAGTatgcatttttttttttgaaacaaAGCTTTA
The window above is part of the Penicillium oxalicum strain HP7-1 chromosome VI, whole genome shotgun sequence genome. Proteins encoded here:
- a CDS encoding Tethering factor for nuclear proteasome sts1, producing MNSLVATPPLPPHFYENPRFSPSRIMSTPSSSYTSRKRKADDDSHDHDGRMSASPTNSPAFTPRQLPSFRNIKRSRPNVSGRPLSLPRLLETLDTDALRTVLRTMCERHPQLTDEVAHTSPRPSVSSTLQVLRNYQAALQSSFPLGGNTESDYAYNRVRQPLTNLLEALSDFTPTFLPPNETQPSVSLSYLDGATDIIHALPRWSSPQNNIERDSAYDEICKAWILVIREAAKRGGGIQLQYGGWDQKLAKHNHNSEGKMQAAVNELGLSLGWMNGPDSPAHHGSGGANSEMGSIRDQLLSGTYGLGAPVKVGPW